One Deltaproteobacteria bacterium genomic region harbors:
- a CDS encoding inorganic phosphate transporter, whose translation MTPETIILMLGFAFGFYMAWNIGANDVANSMASAVGAKAITIRQAIFIAGILNIAGATFIGSHVTNTIRKGIISTEVMSDPHLALAGALAALLAAALWVSFATWRSLPVSTTHSIVGAMVGFGIVAGGFDMVNWGKLGAVVMSWIISPVFSMVIAFVMFKIIIRLILSRENPFEKAVRLSPYFISIAIFVVALSFLFKTPLGKKLALSMPMALVIAIAAALILGFAGRLLLKRYVPKETGSGAEEIFRRIQIGTSCYVALAQGANDVANAIGPLAVIYFLVKTGTVGAKVPVPLFLLLFGGIGIAMGIGMAGNRVMTTIGTKITTLTNTRGFAVDFSAATTVLVASKLGLPVSTTHAAVGGVMGVGIARGLEAINFRIIFQIVVYWVLTVPAAAVTSMLIFKIIRLLYH comes from the coding sequence ATGACACCTGAAACGATTATCCTGATGCTTGGCTTCGCCTTCGGGTTTTACATGGCCTGGAACATCGGTGCCAACGATGTGGCCAATTCCATGGCGTCGGCCGTCGGCGCCAAGGCCATCACCATCCGTCAGGCCATATTCATTGCCGGGATATTGAACATTGCCGGTGCTACTTTTATCGGGTCGCATGTGACCAACACCATTCGCAAGGGGATCATTTCCACCGAGGTAATGTCAGACCCTCATCTGGCCCTGGCCGGCGCCCTGGCAGCCCTTTTAGCGGCAGCGCTGTGGGTCAGTTTTGCCACCTGGCGTTCGCTCCCGGTTTCCACAACGCACTCCATCGTGGGGGCCATGGTCGGGTTCGGTATCGTGGCCGGCGGTTTCGATATGGTCAACTGGGGAAAATTGGGGGCCGTGGTGATGAGTTGGATCATCTCCCCGGTTTTCAGCATGGTCATCGCTTTCGTGATGTTCAAGATCATCATCCGCTTGATCCTTTCCCGCGAGAATCCGTTCGAAAAAGCCGTGCGTCTTTCACCCTATTTTATCAGCATCGCGATTTTCGTGGTGGCGCTTTCGTTTCTGTTCAAGACGCCTCTGGGCAAGAAACTGGCCCTTTCCATGCCCATGGCCCTGGTCATCGCGATTGCTGCAGCCCTTATTTTGGGATTTGCGGGAAGGCTGCTTTTGAAGAGATACGTCCCCAAAGAGACCGGCAGCGGGGCGGAAGAGATTTTTCGCCGGATACAGATCGGGACATCCTGCTATGTGGCACTGGCCCAGGGGGCCAATGACGTCGCCAATGCCATCGGCCCGCTGGCGGTCATCTATTTTCTGGTGAAAACGGGAACCGTGGGGGCCAAGGTGCCGGTGCCCTTGTTTCTGCTTCTGTTTGGCGGCATCGGTATTGCCATGGGGATAGGCATGGCCGGCAACCGGGTAATGACCACCATCGGGACAAAAATTACCACGCTGACCAACACCCGTGGTTTCGCGGTGGATTTTTCGGCCGCCACGACCGTCCTGGTGGCCTCCAAGCTCGGTCTGCCGGTGTCCACCACGCATGCGGCCGTGGGGGGTGTCATGGGGGTCGGCATCGCCAGGGGTCTCGAGGCGATCAATTTCAGAATCATTTTTCAGATCGTGGTTTACTGGGTGTTGACCGTTCCGGCGGCCGCGGTAACGAGTATGCTGATTTTCAAGATTATAAGACTACTGTATCATTAG
- a CDS encoding helix-turn-helix transcriptional regulator: MENLMSTKEVAAFLNVNEKMVYTLVAEKNLPATKITGKWLFPKHLVEQWIEANTSNFPEPSQKLPPYHGLLILAGSNDLLLDKTISLFNSLDSEQLAVFGNLGSVGGLSALRKNLCHIASSHLLQENGNDYNFSFASRELDTMPAVVNFCSREQGIILQKGNPKRISSVKDLAKPGVTVVNRSLATGTRLLLDSELRKAGINGEKIAGYQHVVNRHMDVGLEILAGKADAGPGIRPVASLLGLAFIPLRWERFDLLMSKDRFFDKGVQRFQGLLHEDAFKKLACSLDGYDIKDAGKMVFPQ, translated from the coding sequence ATGGAAAATTTAATGTCTACCAAAGAGGTAGCCGCTTTTTTAAATGTCAACGAAAAGATGGTGTATACGCTGGTGGCCGAAAAGAACCTGCCCGCGACCAAGATCACCGGCAAGTGGCTATTTCCCAAACACCTGGTGGAACAGTGGATTGAAGCCAATACCAGCAACTTTCCGGAACCAAGCCAAAAACTTCCCCCCTACCACGGACTGCTGATCCTGGCCGGCAGCAACGACCTGCTTCTGGATAAAACCATCTCGTTGTTCAATTCCCTGGATTCGGAGCAGTTGGCCGTGTTCGGCAATTTGGGAAGCGTGGGCGGGTTGAGCGCCTTGCGTAAAAATCTGTGCCACATCGCTTCGAGCCACCTGCTCCAGGAAAACGGCAACGATTACAATTTTTCGTTTGCCTCCAGGGAACTGGACACCATGCCTGCCGTCGTTAACTTCTGCAGTCGCGAGCAGGGCATCATTCTGCAAAAAGGAAACCCTAAAAGGATCAGCAGCGTGAAGGACCTGGCCAAACCCGGTGTCACCGTTGTCAACCGTTCACTGGCGACGGGGACCAGGCTGCTGCTGGACAGCGAACTCAGAAAGGCCGGCATAAACGGTGAAAAAATCGCCGGATACCAGCATGTGGTCAACCGGCATATGGATGTCGGCCTCGAAATCCTCGCCGGAAAAGCCGATGCGGGCCCGGGCATACGGCCGGTCGCTTCCCTGCTGGGCCTTGCTTTCATCCCCCTGCGCTGGGAACGGTTTGACCTGCTGATGTCCAAAGACCGCTTCTTCGACAAGGGCGTCCAGCGATTCCAGGGGCTGCTGCACGAAGATGCCTTTAAAAAGCTGGCCTGCTCCCTGGACGGGTACGACATCAAAGACGCGGGCAAGATGGTATTTCCCCAATAA
- the aguB gene encoding N-carbamoylputrescine amidase, whose translation MRNVKVAATQMACSLKEEENIQTAERLVRRAAAEGAQIILMQELFESLYFCQVENPEFFGLASETEHSKAVNHFSKLARELEVVLPISFFEKKNQARFNSVAVIDADGTVLGIYRKTHIPDGPGYEEKYYFSPGDTGFKVWHTRYARIGIGICWDQWFPETARSLALMGAEILFYPTAIGSEPPDPSYDSRDHWQLCMRGHSAANIMPVVASNRIGAETVQGSTITFYGSSFITDNKGVKLAEADRETETVITAELDLDAYAAQRSYWGVFRDRRPEAYGPLLTLDGVTP comes from the coding sequence ATGCGCAACGTCAAAGTCGCCGCAACCCAGATGGCCTGCAGCCTGAAAGAGGAAGAGAATATACAGACCGCCGAAAGACTGGTGAGGCGGGCGGCCGCCGAGGGCGCCCAGATCATTCTGATGCAGGAGCTTTTTGAATCGCTCTACTTCTGCCAGGTGGAAAATCCCGAGTTCTTCGGCCTTGCTTCCGAAACGGAACACAGCAAGGCGGTCAACCACTTCTCGAAACTGGCCCGGGAGCTGGAAGTGGTTCTTCCCATCAGCTTCTTCGAAAAAAAGAACCAGGCCCGTTTTAACAGCGTTGCCGTGATCGATGCCGACGGCACCGTCCTCGGCATCTACCGCAAAACCCACATCCCCGACGGTCCAGGATACGAAGAGAAGTACTACTTCAGCCCCGGCGACACCGGTTTCAAGGTGTGGCATACCCGCTACGCGCGCATCGGCATCGGCATCTGCTGGGATCAGTGGTTCCCGGAAACGGCCAGAAGCCTGGCCCTCATGGGGGCCGAGATTCTTTTCTATCCCACGGCCATCGGGTCGGAGCCCCCGGACCCCTCTTACGACAGCCGGGACCACTGGCAGCTGTGCATGCGGGGGCATTCCGCCGCCAACATCATGCCGGTGGTGGCCTCCAACCGCATCGGCGCCGAAACCGTGCAGGGGTCCACCATCACCTTCTACGGTTCATCCTTCATCACCGACAACAAAGGCGTAAAACTGGCCGAGGCCGACCGGGAAACCGAGACAGTCATCACGGCCGAACTGGACCTGGACGCATACGCGGCGCAAAGAAGCTATTGGGGCGTGTTCCGGGACAGGCGCCCCGAAGCCTACGGCCCCTTGCTGACACTGGACGGCGTCACCCCGTAA
- a CDS encoding TIGR00153 family protein has translation MRIPFISMFVTSPFEGLQEHAEIVKDCAGVFQHAVECHVLQKCSRFGELREEIIRMEREADAVKRRIRGHIPLGTLMPVDKFQLFRYLREQDSVMDAVEDALDWISLRPESAIPEELKTDFSTFVDVVVDPIDEMSEMVAEARKYFKNYDESRRVAVKEIIRRLRHQEREADRVEYTIKSKVFGMNADAVTVFHVVRLAETIGGIADHAENAGDMMRAMVAK, from the coding sequence ATGCGCATACCTTTTATATCCATGTTTGTGACATCCCCGTTCGAAGGCCTCCAGGAGCATGCCGAGATCGTAAAGGATTGCGCAGGGGTTTTCCAGCATGCCGTGGAGTGCCATGTCCTTCAAAAATGCAGCCGGTTCGGTGAATTGCGTGAGGAAATCATCCGGATGGAACGCGAGGCGGATGCGGTGAAACGACGCATTCGAGGACACATTCCACTTGGCACGCTCATGCCGGTGGACAAATTTCAACTGTTTCGCTATCTGAGGGAGCAGGATTCGGTCATGGATGCCGTGGAGGATGCCCTGGATTGGATATCGCTGCGTCCGGAATCGGCGATCCCCGAAGAATTGAAGACGGATTTCAGCACCTTCGTTGATGTTGTCGTGGATCCCATTGACGAGATGAGTGAAATGGTGGCGGAAGCCCGCAAATATTTCAAGAATTACGACGAGAGCCGGCGCGTGGCGGTGAAGGAGATCATAAGGAGGCTCCGGCATCAGGAGCGAGAGGCCGACCGGGTCGAGTACACCATCAAGAGCAAGGTGTTCGGCATGAACGCGGATGCGGTTACCGTGTTTCACGTCGTGAGGCTGGCCGAAACCATCGGGGGCATCGCCGACCACGCCGAAAACGCGGGCGACATGATGCGGGCCATGGTCGCCAAATAG
- a CDS encoding DMT family transporter — translation MKNSSITQRHDRLGYLYVALAAILFAASGTVAKFLFNNGLSAFQMIQLRTTLACAGLLVWLPAKDAGLLKIAVKDLGYFAGLGILGIGSAQFFYLFAISKINVAAAILLHYTGPVFVALYAVLVQKRKLGFVSLLAVFGTLVGCFFVVGAYNLEILSLNRAGIVGGFLAAVAFAVYSIFSEYGMRTYKPWTVLLYGMLFAALMWNVLHPPFEAFFHSYSALQWLCIGFVGIFGTVAPFGLYFEGIRRIKPTHASLTATLEPIAAGVIAALFLGETMVPLQIVGGAIVLASIVLLQLKAPRN, via the coding sequence ATGAAAAACTCAAGTATCACTCAGCGGCACGACCGGTTGGGATACCTGTATGTCGCCCTGGCGGCGATTCTTTTCGCCGCATCCGGAACGGTTGCAAAGTTTCTCTTCAACAACGGCCTCTCCGCTTTTCAGATGATTCAACTGCGAACGACCCTGGCATGCGCGGGGCTGTTGGTATGGCTGCCGGCGAAAGACGCAGGGCTTTTGAAGATCGCCGTAAAAGATCTGGGCTACTTCGCAGGCCTCGGCATTCTGGGTATCGGTTCCGCCCAGTTTTTCTATCTGTTCGCCATATCTAAAATCAATGTGGCCGCGGCTATTCTCCTCCACTACACCGGCCCGGTGTTCGTGGCCCTGTACGCGGTGCTGGTCCAGAAGCGTAAACTGGGCTTCGTCAGCCTGCTGGCTGTTTTCGGTACCCTGGTGGGATGCTTTTTCGTTGTCGGTGCCTACAATCTGGAGATCCTGTCCCTGAACCGGGCGGGCATTGTCGGCGGCTTCCTGGCGGCCGTCGCCTTTGCGGTGTATTCGATTTTCAGCGAATACGGCATGCGCACCTACAAGCCCTGGACGGTCCTTTTATACGGCATGCTGTTTGCCGCACTGATGTGGAATGTGCTGCACCCTCCTTTCGAAGCCTTTTTCCACAGCTATTCCGCCCTACAGTGGTTGTGCATAGGTTTTGTGGGGATTTTCGGCACCGTCGCGCCGTTCGGGCTCTACTTCGAGGGCATCCGGCGCATCAAACCGACCCACGCCAGCCTGACGGCGACCCTGGAACCCATCGCGGCCGGCGTCATCGCGGCCCTGTTTCTGGGGGAGACCATGGTGCCCCTGCAGATCGTGGGCGGGGCGATAGTGCTGGCCTCCATCGTATTGCTGCAGCTGAAGGCGCCCCGGAATTAG
- a CDS encoding amidohydrolase family protein: MENTTDRTGSGNHKIGHDTLVALTNGRFVDVENGCFFTPGTCVMIQGGTIAAVTAPGDEGRADARVAGETGIAKPDVTFDLQGKTVLPGLFNVHCHVQMVIPTVFADLKTLKARRRYHALQVEKNMAACLERGVTNIRDAFADDLRMNRRLKERIAAGDIPGPRIQQAVLVGPLGGYLTPELKGMKKVLLGLLGLGKIKYEAPHSGAIAFAPDADDRTVRDAVDRAIDERGAELIKVGESMEESLLNANPMTMAVHQLDAIADQARRRGVQSTIHSVSVDTFRRAVKAGFSSLAHMARDGDLTRDDIKACLGAGAVIDPTLSVGYDMSWKLKNDPFAEIPRMEAMYEFRNGTFADLAQQFWIPELRPFVVEGFQKANAGKYRMLGLIDLSKLLAHFSRMMHYGCLNTKRLYEKGASVACGNDGGIQACTPAMVSHELSCLGLCLNTPGERKTFDGAAALRTATINSARSMGLDDRFGSIQAGKKADLAVVEGNPFEDPAVIGKRVDALFMDGNLVIDKCGLNLVRI, encoded by the coding sequence ATGGAAAATACAACCGACAGGACAGGCAGCGGCAACCACAAGATTGGACACGATACGCTGGTGGCGTTAACCAACGGCAGGTTCGTGGATGTTGAAAACGGGTGCTTTTTCACCCCGGGAACCTGCGTGATGATCCAGGGCGGAACCATCGCCGCCGTGACAGCCCCCGGGGATGAAGGCCGGGCCGATGCCCGCGTGGCAGGTGAGACCGGCATCGCCAAACCGGACGTTACCTTCGACCTCCAGGGCAAAACCGTGCTTCCCGGCCTTTTCAACGTCCACTGCCATGTCCAGATGGTCATCCCCACGGTATTTGCGGATCTGAAAACCCTGAAAGCCAGGCGCCGTTACCACGCGCTGCAGGTTGAAAAAAACATGGCCGCCTGCCTGGAAAGAGGCGTCACCAACATACGAGACGCCTTTGCCGACGACCTGCGAATGAACCGCCGTCTGAAAGAACGCATCGCAGCAGGGGACATCCCGGGTCCCAGAATACAGCAAGCCGTTCTCGTCGGCCCCCTCGGCGGCTACCTGACCCCCGAGCTGAAGGGCATGAAAAAAGTCTTATTGGGCCTCTTGGGCCTCGGGAAAATAAAATACGAGGCCCCGCATTCCGGCGCGATCGCCTTTGCTCCGGACGCAGACGACCGGACGGTAAGGGATGCGGTTGACCGGGCCATCGACGAACGCGGCGCCGAACTGATCAAGGTCGGGGAATCCATGGAGGAAAGCCTGCTGAATGCCAACCCGATGACCATGGCCGTGCACCAGCTCGACGCCATTGCCGACCAGGCGCGGCGGCGGGGCGTGCAGTCCACGATCCACTCCGTATCCGTGGACACCTTCCGCAGGGCGGTCAAGGCCGGTTTTTCCTCTCTTGCACACATGGCCAGGGACGGGGACCTCACCCGTGATGATATAAAAGCCTGCCTGGGCGCAGGCGCCGTCATCGATCCGACGCTTTCGGTGGGATACGACATGAGCTGGAAGCTGAAAAACGACCCCTTTGCGGAAATTCCCCGCATGGAAGCCATGTACGAATTCAGGAACGGCACCTTCGCGGATCTTGCCCAGCAGTTCTGGATACCGGAACTCAGGCCGTTCGTCGTCGAGGGTTTCCAAAAAGCCAATGCCGGCAAGTACCGGATGCTCGGCTTGATCGATCTGTCCAAACTGCTGGCCCACTTCAGCCGCATGATGCATTACGGCTGCCTGAACACCAAACGATTGTACGAAAAAGGTGCATCCGTTGCCTGCGGTAATGACGGCGGCATTCAGGCCTGCACCCCCGCAATGGTCTCCCACGAGTTGTCCTGTCTCGGCCTGTGCCTGAACACGCCCGGGGAAAGGAAAACCTTTGACGGCGCTGCCGCCCTGAGGACAGCGACGATCAACAGTGCCCGGTCCATGGGCCTCGATGATCGCTTCGGCTCTATCCAGGCAGGAAAAAAAGCGGATCTGGCGGTTGTCGAGGGCAACCCCTTTGAAGATCCTGCCGTGATCGGAAAGCGCGTCGATGCCCTTTTCATGGATGGGAACCTGGTAATAGACAAATGCGGTCTGAATTTAGTACGGATTTGA